Proteins encoded within one genomic window of Cydia pomonella isolate Wapato2018A chromosome 12, ilCydPomo1, whole genome shotgun sequence:
- the LOC133523672 gene encoding glutamate-rich WD repeat-containing protein 1, which translates to MSMNEEEMDAGSSESEDESMDEEGGDDNEPKTYLPGQPLKEDEQLVCDQSAYVMLHQAQTGAPCLSFDIVNDNLGSNREHFPMTAYLVSGTQASSTHLNNILVVKMSNLHPTSKPEADEDEESDEEDDDEDEEKKPQMTFSFIKHQGCVNRIRTSNFKNSVLAASWSELGRVDIWNITQQLQAVDDPALLERYNLDTVNNPVKPLYSFTGHQQEGFGIDWCPTEMGVLATGDCRRDIHIWKPNEAGTWDVDQRPLVGHTSSVEDLQWSPNERNVLASCSVDKTIRIWDTRAAPSKACMLTADNAHENDINVISWNNKEPFIASGGDDGFLHIWDLRQFTNKTPVGTFKHHTAPVTSVEWHWAEPSVLASAGEDNQVALWDLAVERDDDEVVDEELKNLPPQLLFIHQGQTDIKELHWHKQIPGVIVTTAHTGFNIFKTISV; encoded by the exons ATGTCTATGAATGAAGAAGAGATGGACGCGGGCTCTAGTGAGAGTGAAGATGAAAGCATGGATGAAGAAGGTGGTGACGATAACGAACCTAAGACTTATCTGCCGGGTCAACCACTTAAGGAGGATGAACAGCTAGTATGCGATCAGTCAGCGTACGTGATGCTGCACCAGGCACAGACTGGCGCACCGTGTCTGAGCTTCGATATAGTCAACGATAACCTGGGAAGTAACAGGGAACACTTCCCAATGACCGCCTACCTGGTGTCCGGCACACAAGCTTCAAGTACCCATTTGAACAA TATTCTAGTTGTAAAGATGTCAAACCTGCATCCAACATCCAAACCCGAGGCAGATGAGGATGAGGAATCTgacgaggaagatgatgacgaGGATGAGGAGAAGAAGCCACAGATGACCTTCTCCTTCATCAAGCACCAGGGCTGTGTCAATAGAATTAGG ACATCAAACTTTAAAAATTCAGTACTAGCAGCAAGCTGGTCAGAATTAGGTAGAGTAGACATCTGGAACATAACACAGCAGCTTCAAGCTGTGGATGACCCTGCCCTGTTGGAGCGCTACAATCTAGACACTGTGAACAACCCAGTCAAGCCTCTGTATTCATTTACTGGACACCAACAAGAAGGCTTTGGCATAGATTGGTGTCCAACTGAAATGGGG GTCCTAGCTACTGGAGATTGCAGAAGAGACATTCACATCTGGAAACCAAATGAGGCTGGCACATGGGATGTTGATCAAAGGCCCCTTGTGGGACACACTAGTTCTGTTGAAGACTTGCAGTGGTCACCAAATGaaag AAATGTGTTAGCTTCATGTTCTGTTGACAAAACAATCAGGATATGGGACACAAGGGCGGCGCCCAGTAAAGCCTGCATGTTGACTGCCGACAATGCTCATGAGAATGATATCAATGTCATATCATGGAACAATAAGGAGCCTTTTATAGCTAGTG GCGGCGATGATGGATTCCTCCACATATGGGACTTGCGGCAGTTCACAAACAAGACGCCAGTCGGCACGTTCAAGCACCACACAGCGCCAGTGACGTCAGTAGAGTGGCACTGGGCTGAGCCGAGCGTCCTAGCGTCGGCCGGCGAAGACAATCAGGTGGCGCTGTGGGACCTCGCTGTGGAGAGAGACGACGATGAAGTGGTTGATGAAGAGCTAAAG AATCTGCCACCACAACTGCTGTTCATACATCAAGGGCAGACCGACATCAAGGAGCTACACTGGCACAAACAGATCCCTGGCGTCATCGTCACGACCGCCCACACGGGCTTCAACATATTCAAAACTATTAgcgtttaa
- the LOC133523674 gene encoding pentatricopeptide repeat-containing protein 1, mitochondrial, with protein MALQCWKLIRLVRNAALIPRNVNCHTEALRNKVIKRKEYRTENNFIYLEDPDSFGTLAGKKNHEDLLEDEGDIKEEKFLQDRPLKSQILTTKQYADLIKQYLEHKRIKEAIDILEIRMLKEDRATPENYIYNILIGACADVGYTKKAFKLFNDMKRRALKPTGDTYTCLFNACANSPWPENGLKHAQHLRTLMVEKGIEPNLTNYNAMIKAFGRCGDLPTAFQIVDEMISKKIKIRVHTFNHLLQACISDKKSGLRHALVVWRKMLKMREKPNIFSFNLMLKCVKDCELGTAQEIHELIGIIQNHIIPNTVILSAVQKDSSLEAGNRNPKRKLLVVNPTVDNNNKDLDISYEVPNTELKEDAISYIENIDMPIEIVNKSIQSMPNEDDRTTPNLLSRSLKIEQVLALKEIQSVQDKFAVVGGQDDFLKEMAAYSVKPDIKTFTQMLPLLEETKEAELKLIETMKSSEVIADIDFYNMLIKKRCLRSDYIDAFEIKEMIEKETKRRKRKYGLKKKYELKKNIMTYGVLAMACDTKEKAECLLAEMKEEQIKVNIEILGTMLRQGTATCQFEYIKYIMKYVNDENLKPNGFFIKHLESFIEKCTDKTQKTAKGSYKCSPEFAKSFKKFSEHYNKWLKQFDIDSTLAEENPWKQFQEPYPETVQHQNFTIKEPKRFFKRDRRFVKYTPKL; from the exons atggcTCTTCAGTGTTGGAAATTAATACGCCTTGTTAGGAACGCTGCATTAATTCCTCGGAACGTCAATTGTCATACAGAGGCATTGCGAAACAAAGTTATCAAACGTAAAGAATACCGAactgaaaataatttcatatatttagAAGACCCAGACAGTTTTGGCACTCTTgccggtaaaaaaaatcatgaagatCTTCTAGAAGATGAAGGAGATATTAAGGAAGAAAAGTTTTTGCAAGATCGACCACTCAAATCCCAGATTTTGACAACAAAACAGTATGCTGATTTGATTAAGCAGTATTTGGAACACAAAAGAATAAAAGAAGCTATAGACATTTTAGAGATAAGAATGCTAAAGGAAGATAGGGCGACACCTGAAAACTACATTTATAACATACTAATTGGGGCTTGTGCTGATGTAGGATATACTAAGAAAGCCTTCAAACTATTCAATGACATGAAGCGTCGGGCATTAAAGCCCACTGGTGATACATATACATGCTTGTTTAATGCCTGTGCTAATAGCCCATGGCCTGAAAATGGTCTTAAACATGCCCAACATCTCAGGACACTTATGGTTGAGAAGGGAATAGAACCAAACTTAACAAATTACAATGCTATGATCAAGGCATTTGGTCGCTGTGGAGACTTACCAACAGCTTTTCAAATTGTTGATGAAATGATATCAAAGAAAATCAAAATAAGAGTACACACATTCAACCATCTTCTACAAGCCTGTATATCTGACAAAAAAAGTGGTTTAAGGCATGCACTGGTTGTTTGGAGGAAAATGTTGAAAATGAGGGAGAAACCGAACATATTCTCTTTTAATCTGATGCTAAAATGTGTTAAAGACTGTGAATTAGGCACAGCACAAGAAATTCATGAATTAATTGGAATCATTCAGAACCATATCATACCAAATACTGTAATTTTGAGTGCAGTTCAGAAAGATTCAAGCCTTGAAGCTGGGAACAGGAATCCCAAAAGAAAACTATTAGTAGTAAATCCTACTGTTGATAACAATAATAAAGATTTAGATATAAGTTATGAGGTTCCAAATACTGAATTAAAAGAAGATGCAATATCTTatattgaaaatatagatatgcCTATAGAAATTGTGAATAAGAGTATCCAAAGTATGCCTAACGAAGATGATAGAACAACACCTAATCTCCTGTCCAGGTCATTAAAAATAGAGCAGGTGCTAGCATTAAAGGAAATTCAGTCAGTTCAAGACAAATTTGCTGTTGTTGGTGGTCAAGATGACTTTCTAAAAGAAATGGCGGCTTACTCTGTGAAGCCAGATATCAAGACATTTACACAAATGTTGCCATTATTGGAAGAAACTAAAGAAGCAGAACTCAAACTAATTGAAACAATGAAATCTTCTGAAGTCATAGCAGATATAGATTTTTACAATATGCTTATTAAGAAGAGATGTCTAAGATCAGATTACATTGATGCTTTT GAAATAAAAGAAATGATAGAGAAGGAGACAAAACGACGTAAAAGGAAGTATGGCCTCAAAAAGAAATATGAACTAAAGAAGAACATTATGACTTATGGGGTACTGGCAATGGCTTGTGATACAAAGGAAAAAGCGGAATGTCTTCTTGCTGAAATGAAAGAAGaacaaattaa GGTGAATATAGAAATTTTGGGCACTATGTTGAGACAAGGCACTGCAACTTGCCAGTTTGAgtacataaaatacataatgaaatatgtaaatgacgaaaatttaaaacctaatggtttttttattaaacaccTGGAATCTTTTATTGAAAAGTGTACTGATAAAACGCAAAAG ACTGCGAAGGGCAGTTACAAATGTTCTCCAGAGTTCGCAAAATCCTTCAAGAAGTTTTCCGAACACTACAACAAATGGCTGAAACAATTTGACATAGACTCAACTCTTGCAGAAGAGAACCCTTGGAAACAGTTCCAGGAGCCCTATCCAGAGACCGTTCAGCATCAGAACTTTACCATCAAGGAACCGAAGAGGTTTTTCAAAAGGGACAGGAGATTTGTTAAATATACGCCAAAGCTGTGA
- the LOC133523676 gene encoding eukaryotic translation initiation factor 3 subunit L → MYSSDDYNEGGYESYGEHGYEPHTGDPQYDLEYDRSYYKMPDMVKKFLVYFRNMINEGVTYEILNLYETTFPKLTEQYFENTPWPDENEVAPIVDNDHVFMILYTELYYRDIYARVPGGPKPEQRFQSFYNYCDLFNYILSAETPVPLELPDQWLWELIDEFVYQFQSFAQYRSRTSKLSQAEIDALNTENKAWNVLCILNVLHSLVDKSNIKRQLEVYAAGGDPDSVAGEFGRHSLYKMLGYFSLVGLLRLHSLLGDYYQAIKVLENIELHKKSQYSHVPACQISTSYYVGFAYMMMRRYADAIRTLSSALLYMQRTKQLFSTRSYQNDQINKQTEQMYHLLAICLVLHPQCVDESIQQVLREKNYHEKMFKMQYGDLTEFESCFTFACPKFLSPCPPPIEPGSNYGKDAVKHQTQVFMDEVRQQKMLPTIRSYLKLYTTLPLVKLAAFMSAARGGERDAAREHAALAIHLLCFKHKMKNVVWSKGPSGLDGKFQSGSELDFYIDNDMIHIADTKVAHRYGDFFIRKILKFEELNRKLHHIKI, encoded by the exons ATGTATTCTAGTGACGACTATAACGAG gGAGGGTATGAGTCCTACGGGGAGCACGGATATGAGCCCCATACCGGAGATCCTCAATATGATTTGGAGTACGATAGATCGTACTATAAAATGCCAGACATG GTTAAGAAATTCCTTGTGTATTTCCGGAATATGATAAACGAGGGTGTTACATACGAGATCTTGAATCTGTATGAAACTACTTTCCCCAAACTGACCGAGCAGTATTTTGAGAATACCCCCTGGCCTGATGAGAATGAAGTGGCACCCATTGTTGATAATGATCAT GTGTTCATGATCCTGTACACCGAGCTGTACTACCGCGACATCTACGCCCGCGTTCCCGGCGGGCCGAAGCCCGAGCAGCGCTTCCAGTCCTTCTACAACTACTGTGACCTGTTCAACTACATCTTGTCCGCGGAGACCCCTGTGCCGCTCGAGTTGCCCGACCAGTGGCTCTGGGAGCTGATTGACGAGTTTGTCTATCAATTCCAGTCGTTCGCGCAGTATAG GTCCCGCACCTCCAAGTTGAGCCAGGCGGAGATAGACGCGCTCAACACAGAGAACAAGGCGTGGAACGTGCTCTGCATCCTCAATGTGCTGCACTCCCTCGTGGACAAGTCGAACATCAAGCGCCAACTTGAG GTGTACGCGGCCGGCGGCGACCCCGACTCGGTGGCGGGCGAGTTCGGGCGCCACTCGCTGTACAAGATGCTGGGCTACTTCTCGCTCGTGGGGCTGCTTCGTCTTCATTCGCTGCTTGGAGATTACTACCAGGCCATCAAG GTGCTGGAGAACATCGAGCTGCACAAGAAGTCGCAGTACTCGCACGTGCCGGCGTGCCAGATCTCCACCTCCTACTACGTGGGCTTCGCGTACATGATGATGCGCCGCTACGCTGACGCAATCAG GACCCTGTCGTCCGCCCTGCTGTACATGCAGCGCACCAAGCAGCTGTTCTCCACGCGCTCGTACCAGAACGACCAGATCAACAAGCAGACGGAGCAGATGTACCACCTGCTGGCCATCTGCCTGGTGCTGCACCCGCAGTGCGTCGACGAGAGCATCCAGCAG GTGCTCCGCGAGAAGAACTACCACGAAAAGATGTTCAAGATGCAGTACGGCGACCTGACCGAGTTCGAGAGCTGCTTCACGTTCGCCTGCCCCAAGTTCCTGTCGCCCTGCCCGCCGCCCATCGAGCCCGGCTCCAACTACGGCAAGGACGCCGTCAAACACCAGACCCAGGTGTTCATGGACGAG GTCCGCCAGCAGAAGATGCTGCCGACCATCCGCTCGTACCTGAAGCTGTACACGACGCTGCCGCTGGTGAAGCTGGCCGCCTTCAtgtcggcggcgcgcggcggcgagCGCGACGCGGCGCGCGAGCACGCCGCGCTCGCCATCCACCTGCTGTGCTTCAAGCACAAGATGAAGAACGTCGTCTGGTCCAAGGGCCCCAGCGGCCTGGACGGCAAGTTCCAGAGCGGCTCCGAG CTGGACTTCTACATCGATAACGACATGATCCACATCGCGGACACGAAGGTGGCGCATCGTTACGGCGACTTCTTCATCCGCAAGATCCTCAAGTTCGAGGAGCTCAACCGCAAGCTCCACCACATCAAGATTTAA
- the LOC133523682 gene encoding thioredoxin, mitochondrial, with protein MLTNQISNIVRNALSIKSSNIIRSFSVTPAYGDIVKIQSTDDFKEKVINSKVPVVVDFFATWCNPCRMLTPRLESIISEKKGKVMLAKVDIDEQTDLALDYEVSSVPVLVAIKDGKVLHRLVGLQDTDKLRKWIEQFTTEDRKKEVDT; from the exons ATGTTGACGAACCAAATTTCTAACATTGTTCGCAATGCTTTGAGCATAAAAAGCTCGAACATTATCAGAAGTTTTTCTGTAACTCCTGCTTACGGCGACATCGTGAAGATTCAAAGCACAGAcgattttaaagaaaaagtaatcaacagcaaAGTCCCAGTCGTCGTTGATTTCTTCGCTAC aTGGTGTAATCCATGCAGAATGCTCACACCCCGTCTCGAGTCTATTATATCTGAGAAAAAGGGAAAAGTAATGCTTGCTAAAGTTGACATAGATGAACAAACTGACCTGGCTCTAGACTATGAAGTGAGCTCTGTTCCTGTCTTAGTTGCTATTAAAGATGGCAAGGTGCTCCATCGCCTTGTTGGACTTCAAGATACTGATAAGCTACGCAAGTGGATTGAACAGTTCACTACTGAAGACAGGAAGAAAGAAgttgatacataa
- the LOC133523681 gene encoding uncharacterized protein C7orf50 homolog, which translates to MGKKNKEKRKHKEKGDGESDQTTTEQKLSQIEDQEEIDSHAVDSDPEELPHKREHADDDSDVEDKPKRKKKKKPILPTENTEPKKGQKSIRQMKREKHAERQAAAQAVAKDDHKNECLNYVSQWKHNRQNWKFMKAKQVWLFKNKFSTSLVPDASWPTLLEYFESAQGNIRKLLLEDANKIIKQLDDWTESQNKESKDDEETEETQAEVAKPDDHVYKRARDLIQCLQE; encoded by the coding sequence ATGGGCaaaaaaaataaagagaaaCGAAAACACAAAGAAAAGGGAGATGGTGAATCAGACCAAACCACAACAGAACAGAAATTGAGTCAAATTGAGGATCAAGAAGAAATTGATTCACATGCAGTGGATTCCGATCCGGAAGAATTACCGCATAAGCGAGAACACGCTGACGACGACTCCGACGTTGAAGACAAaccgaaaagaaaaaaaaagaaaaaaccaaTATTACCTACTGAAAACACGGAACCGAAGAAAGGCCAAAAGTCAATCCGACAAATGAAAAGAGAAAAACATGCTGAACGCCAAGCTGCCGCCCAAGCTGTGGCCAAGGACGACCACAAAAACGAGTGCCTTAATTACGTGTCGCAATGGAAACACAATAGACAAAACTGGAAATTTATGAAAGCGAAACAAGTATGGCTCTTCAAAAACAAGTTCTCAACTTCATTAGTACCAGATGCATCCTGGCCGACACTATTGGAATACTTTGAATCAGCACAGGGCAACATTCGGAAACTGCTGCTAGAagatgcaaataaaataataaagcaaCTAGATGACTGGACAGAATCACAAAATAAGGAAAGTAAAGATGATGAAGAAACCGAGGAGACTCAAGCTGAAGTTGCCAAACCAGATGATCATGTTTATAAAAGAGCAAGGGACCTAATACAATGTTTACAAGAATAA